The proteins below are encoded in one region of Streptomyces marianii:
- a CDS encoding magnesium and cobalt transport protein CorA, whose product MSDRRPRAVRAGRWPLRASGHGRQPAAPAPEHSMDPRAEHESQEPAPLERSIVDAALYRGGRRMETPVSLAEIYHRLPGEPGTMAWIGLFRPSPAQLWEAAEQFGLHELAVEDAIVAHQRPKLERYGKTLFVVLRPARYLDEAEEVDFGEIHVFVGPEFVLTVRHSQTPDLAVVRSRLEADPDLLALGPEAVLYAILDAVVDGYAPVIAGLQHDIDEIETEVFRGDPKVSRRIYELSREVVDFQRATRPLLAIMNGLQAGFQKYGTNEELQRYLRDVADHATTVAERVNGFRQALGDILTVNATLVSQAQNEEMKMLAEAGHAQNNEIKKISSWAAILFAPTLIGTVYGMNFVHMPELDWRFGYPFAVALMLLVCISLYLVFKRRDWL is encoded by the coding sequence ATGTCCGACAGGCGTCCACGCGCGGTACGGGCGGGCAGGTGGCCGCTCCGGGCCTCAGGTCACGGCCGGCAGCCGGCCGCCCCCGCCCCCGAGCACTCCATGGACCCGCGGGCGGAGCACGAGTCGCAGGAGCCGGCACCGCTGGAACGCAGCATCGTGGACGCCGCGCTCTACCGCGGCGGGCGCCGGATGGAGACGCCCGTCTCGCTGGCGGAGATCTACCACCGCCTCCCCGGAGAGCCGGGCACGATGGCCTGGATCGGGCTGTTCCGGCCCTCCCCCGCCCAGCTGTGGGAGGCGGCGGAGCAGTTCGGGCTGCACGAACTGGCCGTCGAGGACGCGATCGTCGCCCATCAGCGCCCCAAGCTGGAGCGGTACGGGAAGACGCTCTTCGTCGTGCTGCGCCCGGCCCGGTACCTGGACGAGGCCGAGGAGGTGGACTTCGGCGAGATCCACGTCTTCGTCGGCCCCGAGTTCGTCCTCACCGTGCGGCACAGCCAGACCCCGGACCTCGCGGTCGTCCGCAGCCGGCTGGAAGCCGACCCGGATCTGCTGGCCCTCGGCCCCGAGGCGGTGCTGTACGCCATCCTGGACGCGGTCGTCGACGGCTACGCCCCGGTGATCGCGGGCCTCCAGCACGACATCGACGAGATCGAGACCGAGGTCTTCCGCGGCGACCCGAAGGTATCCCGGCGGATCTACGAGCTGTCCCGCGAGGTCGTCGACTTCCAGCGGGCCACCCGGCCGCTGCTGGCCATCATGAACGGGCTCCAGGCCGGCTTCCAGAAGTACGGCACGAACGAGGAGCTCCAGCGCTACCTGCGGGACGTGGCCGACCACGCCACCACCGTCGCCGAGCGGGTCAACGGCTTCCGGCAGGCACTCGGCGACATCCTCACCGTCAACGCCACGCTCGTCTCACAGGCGCAGAACGAGGAGATGAAGATGCTCGCGGAGGCCGGCCACGCCCAGAACAACGAGATCAAGAAGATCTCCAGCTGGGCCGCCATCCTCTTCGCGCCCACCCTCATCGGCACCGTGTACGGCATGAATTTCGTCCACATGCCCGAGCTCGACTGGCGCTTCGGCTACCCGTTCGCCGTCGCGCTGATGCTGCTGGTGTGCATCAGCCTGTACCTCGTCTTCAAACGCCGCGACTGGCTCTGA
- a CDS encoding DUF72 domain-containing protein — MPMLVGTSGWQYKDWRGGLYPPGVPQRLWLEEYARRFATVENNNAFYRLPTRDVFASWRERTPGDFVMAVKASRYLTHLKRLHEPGEPVARLLDRAEALGGRLGPVLLQLPPNFREDTAALDACLRCFPRRVRVAVELRHPSWWDAERELRTVLERHGSALCWADRGSRPVTPLWRTTDWGYLRLHGGLAQPPPRYGRQAMTAWVRRLTGCWRDEDDVYVYFNNDTGGAAVVDAARFARSAAASGRTVTRTPDLTG, encoded by the coding sequence ATGCCCATGCTCGTCGGAACCTCGGGGTGGCAGTACAAGGACTGGCGCGGCGGCCTCTACCCGCCCGGGGTGCCGCAGCGGCTGTGGCTGGAGGAGTACGCCCGGCGGTTCGCCACGGTGGAGAACAACAACGCCTTCTACCGCCTCCCCACCCGGGACGTCTTCGCCTCCTGGCGGGAACGCACGCCCGGGGACTTCGTCATGGCGGTGAAGGCGAGCCGCTATCTGACACATCTGAAGCGGCTGCACGAACCCGGGGAGCCGGTGGCGCGGCTGCTGGACCGGGCCGAGGCACTCGGCGGCCGACTGGGGCCCGTCCTGCTGCAGCTTCCGCCGAACTTCCGTGAGGACACCGCGGCGCTGGACGCCTGCCTGCGCTGCTTCCCCCGTCGTGTCCGGGTCGCCGTCGAGCTGCGCCACCCCTCGTGGTGGGACGCCGAGCGGGAACTCCGGACGGTGCTGGAGCGGCACGGCAGCGCGCTGTGCTGGGCGGACCGGGGGTCACGTCCCGTCACCCCGCTGTGGCGCACGACGGACTGGGGCTATCTGCGTCTCCACGGCGGGCTCGCCCAGCCCCCGCCGCGCTACGGCCGCCAGGCGATGACGGCCTGGGTACGGCGTCTGACCGGCTGCTGGCGGGACGAGGACGACGTGTACGTGTACTTCAACAACGACACGGGAGGCGCTGCCGTCGTGGACGCCGCGCGGTTCGCACGGTCCGCCGCGGCGTCGGGCCGGACCGTGACCCGTACGCCCGACCTCACGGGCTGA
- the pstA gene encoding phosphate ABC transporter permease PstA, with amino-acid sequence MIPTAVTSDPPEAPRLKGRGTPLREQFFRLSLWASLAIGVVFLAGLLTYVVIEGWPRLNSKLWTNFPDIIDPSNAGAQSAITGTIWVISFTALYCLPTGVLTAIYLEEYADRDRWWNRAVEINIQNLAAVPSIVYGILGLGVISRGLGFGQTVLTAALTLSLLVLPIVIISSREAIRAVPQSIRQASLSLGATQWQTIWRQVLPAAVPGMATGSILALSRAIGEAAPLLLLGGLTFITFNPTGVHSQFTVLPIQIFNWISQSRAEFTALASAAIVVLLVILLVMNSLAIWLRNHFTRRW; translated from the coding sequence ATGATCCCCACCGCGGTCACCTCCGACCCGCCCGAGGCCCCCCGCCTCAAGGGGCGGGGCACGCCGCTGCGCGAGCAGTTCTTCCGGCTCAGTCTGTGGGCCTCGCTGGCCATCGGAGTGGTGTTCCTGGCCGGCCTGCTCACATACGTGGTCATCGAGGGCTGGCCCCGGCTGAACTCGAAGCTGTGGACCAACTTCCCGGACATCATCGACCCGTCCAACGCCGGCGCCCAGTCGGCGATCACGGGCACGATCTGGGTCATCTCCTTCACCGCCCTGTACTGCCTGCCGACCGGCGTGCTCACCGCGATCTACCTGGAGGAGTACGCGGACCGCGACCGGTGGTGGAACCGGGCGGTCGAGATCAACATCCAGAACCTGGCGGCCGTCCCCTCCATCGTCTACGGCATCCTCGGCCTGGGCGTGATCTCCCGCGGCCTGGGCTTCGGCCAGACCGTGCTCACCGCCGCGCTCACGCTGTCCCTGCTGGTCCTGCCCATCGTGATCATCTCGTCCCGGGAGGCGATCCGGGCGGTGCCCCAGTCGATCCGCCAGGCCTCCCTCTCGCTGGGCGCCACCCAGTGGCAGACCATCTGGCGCCAGGTGCTGCCCGCAGCCGTGCCCGGCATGGCGACCGGCTCGATCCTCGCGCTGTCCCGCGCCATCGGGGAGGCCGCGCCGCTGCTGCTGCTCGGCGGGCTGACGTTCATCACGTTCAACCCGACCGGTGTGCACAGCCAGTTCACGGTGCTGCCGATCCAGATCTTCAACTGGATCAGTCAGTCCCGCGCCGAGTTCACCGCACTCGCCTCCGCCGCGATCGTCGTCCTGCTGGTGATCCTGCTGGTCATGAACTCGCTGGCGATCTGGCTGCGCAACCACTTCACCCGCAGATGGTGA
- a CDS encoding phytase: MSRPLPFRLFRQATAVLGLVLVASALPAAAASPDHPAGPTASALPAVTPAAEAPTLYDDEAGGDANADDPAIWRNTADPGRSLVIATAKEGGLRVYDLDARPVQSIAAPGPARPGDAPGRFNNVDLVHGLRLPSGRADLAVTTDRGHDRLRIHRIDRARPGGPLTDVTDPAAPPVFSRNQDEINAQRTAYGLATWTDRVGGRSYALVSRRASTEVALLELRPTSSGTVTYPTVRTLELPSSFRLPDGTAWTPCGEPGDAPQVEGMVVDPANGMLYAGQEDVGIWRVRADLTGTPRLVDKVREFGVPAVYDEVTEECVAGADPGFGGEHLSADVEGLALLTEPDGDGYVLASSQGDDTFALYDREVRDRNEYEGGFRVTAASSALDGSEECDGAAVLNAPLGARYPEGLLVVQDGHDTPGDGDREATGFKFVDLGTVMERVGR, encoded by the coding sequence GTGAGCAGACCCCTTCCCTTCCGGCTCTTCCGGCAGGCCACCGCCGTACTGGGCCTGGTGCTCGTGGCGTCCGCCCTCCCGGCCGCCGCGGCGTCCCCGGACCACCCGGCCGGACCCACCGCCTCCGCCCTGCCGGCCGTCACCCCCGCGGCAGAGGCGCCCACGCTGTACGACGACGAGGCCGGCGGCGACGCGAACGCGGACGACCCCGCGATCTGGCGCAACACCGCCGACCCCGGGCGCAGCCTGGTGATAGCGACGGCCAAGGAGGGCGGACTGCGGGTGTACGACCTCGACGCCCGTCCGGTTCAGTCGATCGCGGCGCCCGGCCCCGCCCGCCCGGGCGACGCTCCCGGCCGCTTCAACAACGTGGACCTCGTGCACGGGCTGCGGCTGCCGTCCGGACGCGCCGACCTCGCCGTGACCACCGACCGGGGCCACGACAGGCTGCGCATCCACCGCATCGACCGGGCACGCCCCGGAGGCCCCCTCACCGACGTCACCGACCCCGCCGCGCCGCCGGTCTTCTCCCGGAACCAGGACGAGATCAACGCCCAGCGGACCGCCTACGGCCTCGCCACCTGGACCGACCGGGTCGGCGGCCGGTCGTACGCCCTGGTCAGCCGGCGTGCGAGCACTGAGGTCGCGCTGCTGGAGCTGCGCCCGACCTCCTCGGGGACGGTCACCTACCCCACGGTGCGCACCCTGGAGCTGCCGTCCTCCTTCCGCCTGCCCGACGGCACCGCCTGGACGCCGTGCGGTGAGCCCGGGGACGCGCCGCAGGTCGAGGGCATGGTCGTCGACCCGGCGAACGGGATGCTCTACGCGGGCCAGGAGGACGTCGGCATCTGGCGCGTCCGGGCCGATCTCACCGGCACGCCCCGGCTCGTCGACAAGGTCCGGGAGTTCGGCGTCCCCGCCGTCTACGACGAGGTGACCGAGGAGTGCGTCGCGGGCGCGGACCCCGGCTTCGGCGGCGAGCACCTGTCCGCCGACGTCGAGGGGCTGGCCCTGCTCACCGAGCCCGACGGCGACGGATACGTACTGGCGTCGAGCCAGGGCGACGACACCTTCGCCCTGTACGACCGTGAGGTGCGCGACCGCAACGAGTACGAGGGCGGCTTCCGCGTCACCGCGGCCTCGTCGGCTCTCGACGGCTCCGAGGAGTGCGACGGCGCGGCCGTGCTGAACGCGCCGCTCGGCGCCAGGTACCCGGAGGGCCTGCTCGTCGTGCAGGACGGGCACGACACCCCGGGCGACGGCGACCGCGAGGCCACGGGCTTCAAGTTCGTGGACCTCGGCACCGTCATGGAGCGCGTCGGCCGCTGA
- a CDS encoding sulfite oxidase, with the protein MDRDLAAVSLPGRVAGPGEGISPEELALAARNHGMPLEALRYRLTPPGLHYVLVHYDIPAAEAADWRIGVGGLVRTPLRLTLADLRSYPSVTLRVTMECAGNGRARLTPRPVSQPWLVEAVGTAEWTGVPLRTLLREARVESGAVEAVFTGADHGVERGVEQDYRRSLPLGVAVGDDPEVLVAYAMNGGPLPPQHGHPVRLVVPGWYGMAQVKWLCDITLTDTPFTGFQQSVAYRYRQSADEPGEPVTRIAPRALMIPPGFPDFMSRTRVLRPGRTGLEGRAWSGHAPVVRVEVSSDDGRTWHDAALDVPEGGGWAWRHWHTAWTATPGSHVLVTRATDADGRTQPLDQPWNRGGFGNNLVQRIPVVCLPDGT; encoded by the coding sequence ATGGACCGCGACCTCGCGGCCGTCAGCCTTCCCGGGCGGGTCGCCGGACCCGGCGAGGGGATCAGCCCTGAGGAGCTGGCCCTCGCCGCCCGCAACCACGGAATGCCGCTGGAGGCACTCCGGTACCGGCTGACGCCACCGGGGCTGCACTACGTCCTCGTCCACTACGACATCCCCGCCGCCGAGGCCGCCGACTGGCGGATCGGCGTCGGCGGGCTGGTGCGGACACCACTGCGGCTGACCCTGGCGGACCTCAGGTCGTACCCGTCCGTCACGCTCCGCGTCACGATGGAGTGCGCGGGGAACGGGCGGGCCCGGCTCACTCCCCGGCCGGTGAGCCAGCCGTGGCTGGTGGAGGCGGTGGGCACCGCCGAGTGGACGGGCGTACCGCTGCGCACGCTGCTGCGGGAGGCCCGGGTGGAGTCCGGCGCCGTCGAGGCGGTGTTCACCGGCGCCGACCACGGTGTGGAACGCGGCGTCGAACAGGACTACCGCCGCAGCCTGCCGCTGGGCGTGGCCGTGGGCGACGACCCGGAGGTACTGGTCGCGTACGCGATGAACGGGGGTCCGCTGCCGCCGCAGCACGGCCACCCCGTGCGGCTCGTCGTGCCCGGCTGGTACGGCATGGCCCAGGTGAAGTGGCTGTGCGACATCACCCTGACCGACACCCCCTTCACCGGCTTCCAGCAGTCCGTCGCGTACCGCTACCGGCAGTCCGCGGACGAGCCCGGCGAGCCGGTCACCCGCATCGCCCCCCGGGCCCTGATGATCCCGCCGGGCTTCCCCGACTTCATGTCCCGCACCAGGGTGCTGCGCCCCGGCCGGACCGGGCTGGAGGGCCGGGCCTGGTCCGGCCACGCCCCGGTCGTACGGGTGGAGGTCAGCAGCGACGACGGGCGGACCTGGCACGACGCGGCGCTGGACGTGCCGGAGGGCGGCGGCTGGGCCTGGCGCCACTGGCACACGGCCTGGACGGCCACCCCCGGCAGTCATGTGCTCGTCACCCGCGCCACCGACGCCGACGGCCGCACCCAGCCCCTCGACCAGCCGTGGAACCGGGGCGGCTTCGGGAACAACCTGGTGCAGCGGATCCCCGTCGTGTGCCTGCCGGACGGCACGTGA
- a CDS encoding PH domain-containing protein — protein sequence MALFGNAHTVDPAKAQQDYARLLGQGEQVHAAFLLIRDTILFTDRRLLLVDKQGITGKKVEYHSVPYRSITHFAVETAGTFDLDAELKIWISGSAAPVQKTFTKGVDIYEVQAILTQFVTR from the coding sequence ATGGCGCTGTTCGGAAACGCGCACACGGTCGATCCGGCCAAGGCGCAGCAGGACTACGCACGGCTGCTGGGGCAGGGGGAGCAGGTGCACGCCGCGTTCCTGCTGATCCGCGACACCATCCTGTTCACCGACCGCCGGCTGCTGCTGGTCGACAAGCAGGGCATCACCGGCAAGAAGGTGGAGTACCACTCCGTCCCCTACCGCAGCATCACGCACTTCGCGGTGGAGACGGCCGGCACGTTCGACCTGGACGCGGAGTTGAAGATCTGGATATCGGGGAGCGCAGCGCCTGTCCAGAAGACGTTCACCAAGGGCGTCGACATCTACGAGGTGCAGGCGATCCTCACCCAGTTCGTCACCCGGTAG
- a CDS encoding phosphoribosyltransferase family protein, with protein sequence MLFTDRVDAGQRLAGALGHLREADPVVLGLPRGGVPVAFQVARALGAPLDVIVVRKLGVPYHRELGFGAIGEGGVRVISDDIVRRGHVSEQDVASVERAETAELTRQAERFRADRPRVGIRGRTVIVVDDGIATGATAAAACEVVRAQGAARVVLAAPVAPPDAVSWLRTEADEVVCLSTPRAFSAVGEWYQDFSQTPDEEVVALLAQSAADPPQPAKPEDVEVEAGPVRLAGELALPEGAAAVVMFAHGSGSSRHSPRNRAVATALNAAGLGTLLFDLLTEPEAADRRNVFDIEVLADRLTGATAWLRTRTPVPIGYFGASTGAAAALWAASSAGTEVGAVVSRGGRPDLAGSRLPGVRAPTLLIVGGRDTTVLDLNRQAESALRCECRLVVVPGATHLFEEPGALDEVSDLARDWFTLHLTPQEP encoded by the coding sequence GTGCTGTTCACCGATCGCGTCGACGCGGGGCAGCGCCTCGCCGGGGCACTCGGACATCTGCGGGAGGCCGATCCCGTCGTGCTCGGGCTGCCCAGGGGCGGGGTGCCGGTGGCCTTCCAGGTGGCACGGGCGCTGGGCGCGCCGCTGGACGTGATCGTCGTACGCAAACTGGGTGTGCCGTACCACCGGGAGCTCGGATTCGGGGCCATCGGCGAGGGCGGCGTCCGGGTCATCAGCGACGACATCGTCCGCCGGGGCCATGTCTCCGAGCAGGACGTCGCGTCGGTGGAACGGGCCGAGACCGCCGAGCTGACCCGGCAGGCGGAACGGTTCAGGGCCGACCGGCCGCGCGTCGGCATCAGGGGCCGGACCGTGATCGTCGTGGACGACGGGATCGCGACCGGGGCCACGGCCGCCGCGGCCTGCGAGGTCGTGCGTGCGCAGGGAGCGGCCAGGGTCGTGCTCGCCGCCCCCGTCGCGCCGCCGGACGCGGTGTCCTGGCTCCGCACCGAGGCGGACGAGGTGGTGTGCCTGTCGACACCGCGGGCGTTCTCGGCAGTGGGTGAGTGGTACCAGGACTTCTCGCAGACCCCTGACGAGGAGGTCGTCGCGCTGCTGGCGCAGTCGGCCGCCGACCCGCCGCAACCCGCCAAGCCCGAGGACGTCGAGGTGGAGGCGGGCCCGGTGCGGCTCGCCGGCGAACTCGCCCTGCCGGAGGGCGCCGCCGCGGTGGTGATGTTCGCCCACGGCTCCGGGAGCAGTCGGCACAGCCCGCGCAACCGGGCCGTGGCGACTGCCCTGAACGCCGCCGGCCTCGGCACCCTGCTGTTCGACCTCCTCACCGAGCCGGAGGCCGCCGACCGCAGGAACGTCTTCGACATCGAGGTGCTGGCCGACCGCCTCACGGGGGCCACCGCGTGGCTGCGCACCCGCACCCCCGTCCCCATCGGCTACTTCGGTGCGTCGACCGGTGCCGCCGCGGCGCTCTGGGCGGCGTCGAGCGCAGGCACCGAGGTCGGTGCCGTCGTCTCTCGCGGCGGCCGGCCCGACCTGGCCGGGTCACGGCTGCCCGGGGTGCGCGCCCCGACGCTGCTGATCGTCGGGGGCCGTGACACGACGGTCCTCGACCTCAACCGCCAGGCGGAGTCGGCGCTGCGCTGCGAGTGCCGTCTGGTGGTCGTCCCTGGTGCGACGCATCTCTTCGAGGAGCCCGGGGCGCTCGACGAGGTGTCCGATCTGGCCCGCGACTGGTTCACGCTGCACCTGACCCCGCAGGAGCCGTAG
- a CDS encoding STAS domain-containing protein: MTVAASVAVHSDTADPGPCGTPGRRNDPPAISYCRTIDRTLVIALRGVVDRESVYPLRLMLTVAVKSGYSRLVVDCAEITECDNELLELFLSWNRHDRNIVLVHPSSPVRDLIAAEISRRLFLCALSVKHALDLMEC, from the coding sequence ATGACAGTCGCAGCGTCGGTCGCGGTGCATTCGGATACCGCGGACCCTGGCCCCTGCGGCACTCCCGGGCGGCGGAACGACCCACCGGCCATCTCCTACTGCCGGACCATCGACCGCACGCTGGTCATCGCCCTCCGGGGGGTGGTCGACCGCGAAAGCGTCTACCCCCTGCGGCTGATGCTGACCGTCGCCGTGAAGTCCGGGTACTCGCGGCTCGTCGTCGACTGCGCGGAAATCACCGAGTGCGACAACGAGTTGCTGGAGCTCTTTCTCTCCTGGAACCGCCACGACCGGAACATCGTCCTGGTCCACCCGTCCTCCCCGGTACGCGATCTGATTGCCGCCGAGATTTCCCGGCGGCTCTTTCTGTGCGCCCTCTCGGTCAAGCACGCGCTGGATCTGATGGAGTGCTGA
- a CDS encoding PP2C family protein-serine/threonine phosphatase: protein MPYIAVTALSDVGLIREHNEDSLVAGPWTLCGTVTENPQTLLFPLGTPLVAAVADGLGGQPAGEVASALVVRQLAALGPALDDQDAVNEALNMCNHMVYSAADDNPDLLTMGTTIAGVVVLPGSVTVFNVGDSRVYAAAEDGLRQLSVDDSPPAAPGRRVTTAVTQTLGGGPSYTPVTPHVTTTSLSPGGRCLVCTDGLTDPVPDEELHALLRVHDDGRAAYELWKAAIEAGGPDNITLALVRIGE from the coding sequence ATGCCCTACATAGCCGTGACCGCCCTGAGCGACGTCGGGCTGATCCGGGAGCACAACGAGGACAGTCTCGTCGCCGGCCCCTGGACCCTGTGCGGCACCGTGACGGAGAACCCGCAGACGCTGCTCTTCCCGCTGGGCACCCCGCTCGTCGCCGCCGTCGCCGACGGGCTCGGCGGTCAGCCCGCCGGTGAGGTGGCCAGCGCGCTCGTCGTACGGCAGCTCGCCGCGCTCGGTCCCGCACTGGACGACCAGGACGCCGTCAACGAGGCGCTGAACATGTGCAACCACATGGTGTACTCGGCCGCCGACGACAACCCCGACCTGCTCACGATGGGCACCACGATCGCGGGCGTCGTCGTCCTGCCCGGCTCGGTGACGGTGTTCAACGTCGGCGACAGCAGGGTCTACGCCGCGGCCGAGGACGGACTGCGGCAGCTGAGCGTGGACGACAGCCCACCGGCGGCGCCGGGACGGCGCGTCACGACGGCGGTCACCCAGACGCTCGGCGGCGGCCCCTCCTACACTCCCGTCACTCCCCATGTCACGACCACCTCACTGTCCCCGGGCGGCCGCTGCCTGGTGTGCACCGACGGTCTGACCGACCCGGTGCCGGACGAGGAACTCCACGCCCTGCTGCGGGTGCACGACGACGGCAGGGCCGCCTACGAACTGTGGAAGGCCGCCATCGAGGCGGGCGGGCCGGACAACATCACGCTGGCGCTGGTCCGCATCGGCGAGTAG
- the pstB gene encoding phosphate ABC transporter ATP-binding protein PstB yields MTTPPGHGPGGTRPPQPTRSVTPQPSETVFEVGGLSVFYGDHEAVRDVNMTIGARQITAMIGPSGCGKSTVLRCFNRMNDLLPDARVVGKVRYHNEDLYSREVDPIEVRRRIGMVFQKPNPFPKSIYDNIAYGPRVGGYKGSLDDLVEETLTHAALWDEVKNKLKTSALALSGGQQQRLCIARTIAVEPEVILMDEPCSSLDPIATAKIEDLMEHLAQEFTIIVVTHNMQQAARVSERTAFFSSEIDRDGVRHGRLIEFDETGTLFSNPSDQRTEDYISGRFG; encoded by the coding sequence ATGACCACCCCTCCCGGCCACGGACCCGGCGGCACCAGGCCGCCCCAGCCGACCCGCAGCGTCACCCCGCAACCGTCCGAGACGGTCTTCGAGGTCGGCGGCCTGTCCGTGTTCTACGGCGACCACGAGGCCGTACGCGACGTCAACATGACCATCGGAGCCCGCCAGATCACGGCGATGATCGGCCCGTCGGGCTGTGGCAAGTCCACCGTGCTGCGCTGCTTCAACCGCATGAACGACCTGCTGCCGGACGCCCGTGTGGTCGGCAAGGTCCGCTACCACAACGAGGACCTCTACAGCCGCGAGGTCGACCCCATCGAGGTCCGCCGCCGCATCGGCATGGTCTTCCAGAAGCCCAACCCGTTCCCCAAGTCCATCTACGACAACATCGCCTACGGCCCCCGGGTCGGCGGCTACAAGGGGAGCCTGGACGACCTGGTGGAGGAGACCCTGACCCACGCGGCGCTGTGGGACGAGGTCAAGAACAAGCTCAAGACCTCCGCGCTGGCACTCTCCGGCGGACAGCAGCAGCGGCTGTGCATCGCCCGGACCATCGCGGTCGAGCCGGAGGTGATCCTGATGGACGAGCCGTGCTCCTCCCTGGACCCGATCGCCACGGCCAAGATCGAGGACCTCATGGAGCACCTGGCCCAGGAGTTCACCATCATCGTCGTCACGCACAACATGCAGCAGGCGGCCCGGGTGTCGGAGCGGACCGCGTTCTTCAGCTCGGAGATCGACCGGGACGGCGTGCGCCACGGCCGGCTGATCGAGTTCGACGAGACGGGCACGCTCTTCAGCAATCCGTCCGACCAGCGCACGGAGGACTACATCTCCGGCCGCTTCGGCTGA
- a CDS encoding DoxX family protein, with the protein MKLPTERARHSAGPVAVGAADAGVLLLRLAVGLILAGHGAQKLFGWFGGPGLETTGKGFSQLGWDPGVFYAGLAGVSEFLGGLGLAIGMLTPLAAAACIGVMVDAMAIAPEIDLWSAAGTAFVYPMLLAVGALAVAAVGPLRLSLDARLPWRDGGWLPAGFALVLGVVGAFIILALK; encoded by the coding sequence ATGAAACTCCCGACCGAGCGTGCCCGACACTCCGCGGGCCCCGTCGCGGTCGGCGCGGCCGACGCGGGCGTGCTGCTGCTCCGGCTGGCCGTCGGACTGATCCTGGCGGGGCACGGGGCCCAGAAGCTGTTCGGCTGGTTCGGCGGCCCCGGCCTGGAGACCACGGGCAAGGGCTTCTCGCAGCTCGGCTGGGACCCGGGCGTCTTCTACGCCGGACTGGCCGGGGTCTCCGAGTTCCTGGGCGGCCTGGGCCTGGCCATCGGCATGCTCACCCCCCTCGCCGCCGCGGCCTGCATCGGCGTCATGGTCGACGCCATGGCGATCGCCCCCGAGATCGACCTGTGGTCCGCCGCCGGCACCGCCTTCGTCTACCCGATGCTCCTCGCCGTCGGCGCGCTCGCCGTCGCCGCGGTGGGACCGCTCCGGCTCTCCCTCGACGCGCGTCTCCCGTGGCGGGACGGCGGCTGGCTCCCGGCGGGGTTCGCCCTGGTCCTGGGTGTCGTCGGGGCGTTCATCATCCTGGCGCTGAAGTAG